One segment of Pyricularia oryzae 70-15 chromosome 3, whole genome shotgun sequence DNA contains the following:
- a CDS encoding tRNA (adenine-N(1)-)-methyltransferase catalytic subunit trm61, producing the protein MPQSASPFLHMGQPKANSLAIIHLSRDRLQPLYLEEIDGEHDGYAEGAVLNTRFGSFPHSTFIGVPWGSQVRASKVDTGSRGRKPQQKKRKRDGQDEAEPKTTEVDEQSTPAEGEQKAGAKQAVAAASGFVHILAPSPELWTMSLPHRTQVVYTPDYSYILQRIRARPGSKIIEAGAGSGSFTHASARAVYNGVPGATDEGSRLNSIDSGKGQVFSFEFNEPRYQSMCKEISSHKLDDIVRITHRDVYNDGFLVDGQSPNAEAVFLDVPAPWQALPNLVRRRYKVLEDEPTADGQPPAKRQVVDDGYVSPLNPKKSVYLCTFSPCIEQVTRTISTMRQLGWMDIETVDVSNKRINVNREKIGLTVATERGMAQTPVDVDEAVGRLRKIEARVREHQKAIHDPEIEDADAYMRDTYEDPADDSVAEGSSTLPPFMQGRLVTRTEADVRTHTSYLTFAVLPREWTAEDEAAALAKWPCGKENQVIGSLDKNARKQQKRDMLEAKRKKKSANKERKGEKGNKAAEPDQTDGDVATDVSINQQQQQNQSQATELDKESNPQLKRERGSEDATDHGASGHDPKRARLDQS; encoded by the coding sequence ATGCCTCAGAGCGCTTCGCCCTTTCTCCACATGGGGCAGCCCAAGGCCAATTCCCTCGCCATCATCCACCTCTCACGCGACCGACTCCAGCCGCTTTATCTCGAAGAAATTGATGGCGAACATGACGGATACGCCGAGGGCGCCGTGCTAAACACGCGATTCGGCTCATTCCCGCACTCGACCTTCATCGGTGTGCCTTGGGGTTCCCAGGTCCGTGCTTCAAAAGTCGACACGGGCTCGAGGGGTCGCAAGCCTCAGCAGAAGAAGCGCAAGCGCGATGGCCAAGATGAGGCAGAGCCAAAGACCACTGAGGTAGACGAGCAGAGCACCCCGGCGGAGGGCGAGCAGAAGGCCGGGGCCAAGCAGGCCGTCGCCGCAGCGAGTGGGTTCGTTCACATCCTGGCCCCGAGCCCGGAGCTATGGACCATGAGTCTGCCGCACAGGACGCAGGTTGTGTATACTCCAGACTACAGCTATATCCTGCAAAGGATACGAGCGCGGCCTGGGAGCAAGATCATCGAGGCGGGCGCGGGGAGCGGAAGTTTCACACATGCCTCGGCAAGGGCTGTCTACAACGGTGTGCCTGGCGCTACTGATGAGGGTTCAAGGCTGAACTCTATAGACTCTGGGAAGGGCCAGGTCTTCAGCTTTGAGTTCAACGAGCCGCGGTATCAGTCAATGTGCAAAGAGATCTCATCCCACAAGCTGGATGACATCGTTCGCATCACACATCGTGACGTTTACAACGACGGTTTCCTAGTAGATGGCCAGAGCCCAAATGCGGAAGCAGTGTTTCTCGATGTTCCTGCGCCCTGGCAAGCGCTGCCAAACCTGGTACGGAGAAGATACAAGGTTCTGGAAGACGAACCTACCGCCGATGGCCAGCCGCCAGCGAAAAGACAAGTAGTGGATGACGGTTACGTTTCGCCTTTAAACCCCAAGAAGAGTGTATATCTTTGCACATTCTCTCCATGCATTGAGCAGGTCACGCGTACAATCTCGACAATGCGCCAACTGGGCTGGATGGACATTGAGACCGTGGATGTCTCCAACAAGCGCATCAACGTCAATCGCGAAAAGATCGGGCTCACTGTCGCGACCGAACGCGGCATGGCGCAGACCCCAGTGGACGTAGACGAGGCGGTCGGGAGGCTGAGAAAGATTGAGGCGCGGGTTCGGGAGCATCAAAAAGCGATACACGATCCCGAAATCGAGGACGCGGATGCTTACATGAGGGATACCTACGAAGACCCGGCGGACGACAGTGTCGCCGAGGGGTCCTCCACGCTACCGCCGTTCATGCAAGGGCGGCTGGTTACACGGACCGAGGCAGATGTCAGGACCCACACGTCGTACCTGACATTTGCGGTGCTGCCGCGCGAGTGGACGGCCGAGGATGAGGCCGCCGCCCTGGCGAAATGGCCCTGTGGCAAAGAGAACCAAGTCATTGGCAGTTTGGATAAGAATGCACGCAAGCAGCAGAAGCGGGATATGTTGGAGGCGAAGCGGAAGAAGAAGTCGGCGAACAAGGAGAGGAAGGGTGAGAAGGGCAACAAAGCCGCCGAGCCGGACCAGACAGACGGAGATGTAGCGACTGACGTCTCGATAaatcaacagcagcagcagaaccAGTCCCAAGCGACCGAGCTGGACAAGGAATCGAACCCTCAACTGAAGCGTGAGCGAGGATCCGAGGATGCAACTGATCATGGGGCTTCTGGTCATGATCCAAAGAGAGCGAGACTTGATCAGTCATGA
- a CDS encoding tRNA (adenine-N(1)-)-methyltransferase catalytic subunit trm61, variant, producing the protein MPQSASPFLHMGQPKANSLAIIHLSRDRLQPLYLEEIDGEHDGYAEGAVLNTRFGSFPHSTFIGVPWGSQVRASKVDTGSRGRKPQQKKRKRDGQDEAEPKTTEVDEQSTPAEGEQKAGAKQAVAAASGFVHILAPSPELWTMSLPHRTQVVYTPDYSYILQRIRARPGSKIIEAGAGSGSFTHASARAVYNGVPGATDEGSRLNSIDSGKGQVFSFEFNEPRYQSMCKEISSHKLDDIVRITHRDVYNDGFLVDGQSPNAEAVFLDVPAPWQALPNLVRRRYKVLEDEPTADGQPPAKRQVVDDGYVSPLNPKKSVYLCTFSPCIEQVTRTISTMRQLGWMDIETVDVSNKRINVNREKIGLTVATERGMAQTPVDVDEAVGRLRKIEARVREHQKAIHDPEIEDADAYMRDTYEDPADDSVAEGSSTLPPFMQGRLVTRTEADVRTHTSYLTFAVLPREWTAEDEAAALAKWPCGKENQVIGSLDKNARKQQKRDMLEAKRKKKSANKERKAAAEPVPSDRAGQGIEPSTEA; encoded by the exons ATGCCTCAGAGCGCTTCGCCCTTTCTCCACATGGGGCAGCCCAAGGCCAATTCCCTCGCCATCATCCACCTCTCACGCGACCGACTCCAGCCGCTTTATCTCGAAGAAATTGATGGCGAACATGACGGATACGCCGAGGGCGCCGTGCTAAACACGCGATTCGGCTCATTCCCGCACTCGACCTTCATCGGTGTGCCTTGGGGTTCCCAGGTCCGTGCTTCAAAAGTCGACACGGGCTCGAGGGGTCGCAAGCCTCAGCAGAAGAAGCGCAAGCGCGATGGCCAAGATGAGGCAGAGCCAAAGACCACTGAGGTAGACGAGCAGAGCACCCCGGCGGAGGGCGAGCAGAAGGCCGGGGCCAAGCAGGCCGTCGCCGCAGCGAGTGGGTTCGTTCACATCCTGGCCCCGAGCCCGGAGCTATGGACCATGAGTCTGCCGCACAGGACGCAGGTTGTGTATACTCCAGACTACAGCTATATCCTGCAAAGGATACGAGCGCGGCCTGGGAGCAAGATCATCGAGGCGGGCGCGGGGAGCGGAAGTTTCACACATGCCTCGGCAAGGGCTGTCTACAACGGTGTGCCTGGCGCTACTGATGAGGGTTCAAGGCTGAACTCTATAGACTCTGGGAAGGGCCAGGTCTTCAGCTTTGAGTTCAACGAGCCGCGGTATCAGTCAATGTGCAAAGAGATCTCATCCCACAAGCTGGATGACATCGTTCGCATCACACATCGTGACGTTTACAACGACGGTTTCCTAGTAGATGGCCAGAGCCCAAATGCGGAAGCAGTGTTTCTCGATGTTCCTGCGCCCTGGCAAGCGCTGCCAAACCTGGTACGGAGAAGATACAAGGTTCTGGAAGACGAACCTACCGCCGATGGCCAGCCGCCAGCGAAAAGACAAGTAGTGGATGACGGTTACGTTTCGCCTTTAAACCCCAAGAAGAGTGTATATCTTTGCACATTCTCTCCATGCATTGAGCAGGTCACGCGTACAATCTCGACAATGCGCCAACTGGGCTGGATGGACATTGAGACCGTGGATGTCTCCAACAAGCGCATCAACGTCAATCGCGAAAAGATCGGGCTCACTGTCGCGACCGAACGCGGCATGGCGCAGACCCCAGTGGACGTAGACGAGGCGGTCGGGAGGCTGAGAAAGATTGAGGCGCGGGTTCGGGAGCATCAAAAAGCGATACACGATCCCGAAATCGAGGACGCGGATGCTTACATGAGGGATACCTACGAAGACCCGGCGGACGACAGTGTCGCCGAGGGGTCCTCCACGCTACCGCCGTTCATGCAAGGGCGGCTGGTTACACGGACCGAGGCAGATGTCAGGACCCACACGTCGTACCTGACATTTGCGGTGCTGCCGCGCGAGTGGACGGCCGAGGATGAGGCCGCCGCCCTGGCGAAATGGCCCTGTGGCAAAGAGAACCAAGTCATTGGCAGTTTGGATAAGAATGCACGCAAGCAGCAGAAGCGGGATATGTTGGAGGCGAAGCGGAAGAAGAAGTCGGCGAACAAGGAGAGGAAGG cagcagcagaaccAGTCCCAAGCGACCGAGCTGGACAAGGAATCGAACCCTCAACTGAAGCGTGA
- a CDS encoding cysteinyl-tRNA synthetase, protein MHSFFRTARPFLFHSSTRRFFTSRSSLAYAVPAAALPTMASPTIKVHNSLQPGGPVPFEPKEKGNVSWYACGPTVYDQSHLGHARNYVSTDIIRRIFLHYFDYKVKFVMNITDIDDKIIIRARRQRLLDLEKKKAYTPEELHALGAKAFLAYAQSNLPLLVEAEALDEKNYEQRRDKAYGGVLAGGALTADGKPGDGEAKIKMHLSNMDAAAKGLRNGKVFGSADEVLLPYLDSLYKETIDTSDQSMFTDLTRRMEADFFDDMDNLNNLRPDEITRVTEYVPQIADFVDRIVKKGFAYESEGSVYFDIAAFEKGGNTYARLKPESRGDKALQEEGEGSLSKGAGGKRSPGDFALWKQSKPGEPYWPSPWGNGRPGWHIECSVMASDRLGAQMDVHSGGIDLAFPHHDNELAQSEAYYCEHGKGEHTWVKYFLHMGHLSISGSKMSKSLKNFQTIKDALATTYSARNLRIVFMMGRWNEGVEISPELRVQADSWENTVNQFFTNTKSWLAEAGVASTNDGLESLSISDDAAQQGLLADLDQAKKDTQAFLTNSFDTNGALRTIAELVNKVNVHKREHKNDADLVAIERIARWVTRMVGIFGLDANAKPPYNGLGWVSDPSAGLDLEAVRKTYASVRDEIKTSGFAESVIAVLDTQSPASDVQKLEDSGVTDPERLAYPFVDAVAKLRDELRRTVSSAASPEQKKAILSLSDRIRDHDLTNLGVYLDDRPDGQPSLIKFVPAAQLIAAREEKAAQQAAKERAKEEARLEKERKEQERWAKAAVKPQDMYRSETEKYSEFDDEGIPTKMKDGSEVTKSAAKKLKKDWEKQKKLHEEYLKKFGGS, encoded by the exons ATGCACTCCTTTTTCAGGACCGCGAGACCCTTTCTCTTCCATTCATCCACGAGGCGATTCTTCACCTCTAGATCCTCTTTAGCATACGCAGTTCCGGCAGCAGCATTGCCCACGATGGCGTCGCCCACCATCAAAGTCCACAACTCCCTGCAGCCCGGCGGGCCGGTGCCCTTCGAGCCCAAGGAGAAGGGTAACGTGTCATGGTACGCCTGCGGACCGACAGTCTACGACCAGAGCCATCTGGGCCACGCCAGGAACTATGTCTCGACCGATATCATCCGCCGCATCTTCTTGCACTACTTTGACTACAAGGTCAAGTTTGTCATGAACATTACCGATATCGACGACAAGATCATCATCAGGGCCCGGAGGCAAAGGTTGCTGGAcctcgagaagaagaaggcttACACGCCGGAAGAGTTGCATGCGCTGGGCGCAAAAGCGTTTCTGGCTTATGCGCAGAGCAACCTGCCATTGCTTGTAGAGGCCGAAGCCTTGGACGAGAAGAACTACGAGCAGCGCCGCGATAAGGCGTATGGCGGCGTCCTGGCCGGCGGTGCGCTTACGGCAGACGGGAAGCCAGGCGATGGCGAGGCCAAGATCAAGATGCATCTGAGCAACAtggacgccgccgccaaaggtCTCCGGAATGGCAAGGTTTTTGGATCCGCGGACGAGGTGCTCCTCCCGTACCTCGACTCCCTGTACAAGGAGACGATCGACACGAGCGACCAGAGCATGTTCACGGACCTGACGCGGCGCATGGAGGCCGACTTCTTTGACGACATGGACAACCTAAACAACTTGCGCCCCGACGAGATCACTAGAGTGACCGAGTACGTGCCCCAGATCGCCGACTTTGTCGACAGGATAGTCAAGAAGGGCTTCGCGTACGAGTCGGAGGGCTCCGTATATTTTGATATTGCCGCCTTCGAAAAGGGCGGCAACACTTATGCACGCCTCAAGCCCGAGAGCCGCGGCGACAAGGCATTGCAGGAGGAGGGAGAGGGTTCTCTCTCCAAGGGTGCTGGCGGAAAGCGGAGCCCTGGCGACTTCGCGCTGTGGAAGCAGTCGAAGCCCGGTGAACCCTACTGGCCGAGCCCCTGGGGAAATGGAAGGCCTGGTTGGCACATTGAGTGCTCGGTCATGGCGTCGGACAGGCTGGGGGCGCAGATGGATGTTCACTCCGGAGGCATAGATCTTGCCTTCCCGCACCACGACAACGAGCTGGCGCAGAGTGAGGCATACTATTGCGAGCATGGCAAGGGGGAGCACACTTGGGTCAAGTACTTTTTGCACATGGGTCATCTGTCGATCTCGGGATCAAAGATGTCCAAGTCGCTCAAGAATTTCCAGACCATCAAAGACGCATTAGCCACCACATACTCGGCAAGGAATCTGCGCATAGTATTCATGATGGGCAGGTGGAACGAGGGCGTGGAAATTTCGCCTGAGTTAAGGGTACAGGCGGATAGCTGGGAGAACACGGTCAAC CAATTCTTCACAAACACCAAGTCATGGCTGGCAGAGGCAGGCGTTGCATCCACCAATGATGGACTCGAGTCTCTGTCTATTTCGGACGATGCGGCACAACAAGGCCTGCTTGCGGATCTTGATCAAGCCAAGAAAGACACTCAAGCTTTCTTGACAAACTCGTTCGACACCAACGGTGCATTGCGCACAATCGCAGAGCTGGTCAACAAGGTCAATGTTCACAAACGGGAACACAAGAACGATGCAGACCTCGTAGCCATAGAGAGGATAGCACGATGGGTTACGCGGATGGTCGGCATCTTCGGCCTCGACGCCAACGCTAAACCACCTTACAACGGACTCGGCTGGGTGTCAGACCCAAGCGCAGGCTTGGACCTGGAAGCAGTCAGGAAAACGTACGCCTCAGTCCGGGACGAAATCAAGACGTCTGGGTTCGCAGAGTCGGTGATTGCGGTCCTCGACACGCAAAGCCCGGCGTCCGATGTCCAAAAGCTGGAGGACTCGGGAGTCACGGACCCGGAGAGGCTGGCATACCCATTTGTGGATGCCGTGGCCAAGCTCCGCGACGAGCTGCGCAGGACCGTGTcgtccgcggccagcccggAGCAGAAGAAGGCTATACTCAGCTTGAGCGACCGCATCCGCGACCACGACTTGACGAACCTGGGCGTCTATCTCGACGACCGGCCGGATGGGCAGCCGTCGCTGATCAAGTTCGTCCCCGCAGCGCAGCTGATCGCGGCGCGCGAGGAGAAGGCGGCTCAGCAGGCGGCCAAGGAGCGggccaaggaggaggccAGGCTGGAGAAGGAGCGCAAGGAGCAGGAGAGGTGGGCCAAGGCGGCAGTCAAGCCGCAGGATATGTACCGGTCGGAGACGGAAAAGTACAGCGAGTTTGACGACGAAGGCATCCCGACAAAGATGAAGGATGGCAGTGAGGTGACCAAGTCGGCTGCCAAGAAGCTGAAGAAGGACTGGgagaagcagaagaagcTGCATGAGGAGTACCTCAAAAAGTTTGGAGGAAGTTGA